Proteins from a single region of Rhinolophus sinicus isolate RSC01 linkage group LG13, ASM3656204v1, whole genome shotgun sequence:
- the NDN gene encoding necdin → MSEQSKDVCDPGFAAQAATSEVHGGSGVPGGPSAPASQAATLAGPDSPPAGPSDAPLASPPPPAPREEADPKALQQAAEEGRAHQAPSAAQPGPAPPAPAQLVQKAHELMWYVLVKDQKRMIIWFPDMVKDVIGSYKKWCRSILRRTSLILARVFGLHLRLTSLHTMEFSLVKALEPEELDRVALSNRMPMTGLLLMILSLIYVKGRGARESAVWNVLRILGLRPWKKHSTFGDVRKLITEEFVQQNYLKYQRVPHVEPPEYEFFWGSRASREITKMQIMEFLARVFKKDPQAWPSRYREALEEARAMREADPTAHCPRSSVSED, encoded by the coding sequence ATGTCGGAACAAAGTAAGGATGTGTGCGACCCCGGCTTTGCAGCCCAGGCCGCCACCTCCGAGGTGCACGGCGGCAGTGGGGTTCCCGGGGGGCCCTCGGCGCCCGCGTCTCAGGCCGCGACCCTCGCAGGGCCAGACAGCCCTCCCGCAGGCCCGAGCGACGCCCCTCTAGCCTCGCCGCCGCCCCCGGCCCCGCGCGAAGAGGCCGACCCCAAGGCCCTGCAGCAGGCCGCGGAGGAAGGCCGCGCCCACCAGGCCCCGAGCGCGGCCCAGCCCGGCCCCGCGCCGCCCGCCCCGGCCCAGCTGGTGCAGAAGGCGCACGAGCTCATGTGGTACGTGCTGGTCAAGGACCAGAAGAGAATGATCATCTGGTTCCCAGACATGGTGAAAGATGTCATCGGGAGCTACAAGAAGTGGTGCCGCAGCATCCTGAGGCGCACGAGCCTCATCCTCGCCCGCGTGTTCGGGCTGCACCTGAGGCTGACCAGCCTGCACACCATGGAGTTCTCGCTGGTCAAGGCGCTGGAGCCGGAGGAGCTGGACAGGGTGGCGCTGAGCAACCGCATGCCCATGACGGGCCTTCTGCTCATGATCCTGAGCCTCATCTACGTGAAGGGCCGCGGCGCCAGGGAGAGCGCGGTCTGGAACGTGCTGCGCATCCTTGGGCTGCGGCCCTGGAAGAAGCATTCCACCTTTGGAGACGTGAGAAAGCTCATCACCGAGGAGTTCGTGCAGCAGAACTACCTGAAGTACCAGCGCGTACCCCACGTTGAGCCACCTGAATACGAGTTCTTCTGGGGCTCCCGCGCCAGCCGTGAAATCACCAAGATGCAAATCATGGAGTTTCTGGCCAGGGTCTTTAAGAAAGACCCCCAGGCCTGGCCTTCCCGATACAGAGAGGCTCTGGAGGAGGCCAGGGCGATGCGGGAGGCCGACCCCACTGCCCACTGCCCCCGCAGCAGTGTCTCCGAGGACTAG